From one Streptomyces sp. NBC_00237 genomic stretch:
- a CDS encoding AAA family ATPase, which yields MTPTPPDTVGTEDTRLIVVRGNSASGKSSVADGLREQFGRNLALVGQDNLRRTVLRERDRPGGANIGLIDLTARYALDNGFHVVVEGILYADRYGPMLQNLVRAHRGVSRCYYLDVPYAETVRRHATKPDAEYLTHVTPDHLSDWYREQDLLPDEFESVIGVKSTLDDTIQQILHESGLDQIPPIDR from the coding sequence GTGACGCCCACCCCACCCGACACCGTCGGTACCGAGGACACACGACTGATCGTGGTCCGGGGCAACAGCGCCTCGGGGAAATCATCCGTCGCGGACGGCCTGCGCGAGCAGTTCGGCCGCAACCTCGCCCTCGTCGGCCAGGACAACCTGCGCCGGACCGTGCTGCGCGAACGCGACCGGCCCGGCGGCGCCAACATCGGCCTGATCGACCTCACCGCCCGCTACGCCCTGGACAACGGCTTCCACGTCGTCGTCGAAGGCATCCTGTACGCCGACCGCTACGGCCCCATGCTCCAGAACCTGGTGCGTGCCCATCGTGGCGTCTCGCGCTGCTACTACCTCGACGTGCCGTACGCGGAGACGGTGCGGCGGCACGCGACGAAGCCGGATGCCGAGTACCTCACACACGTCACCCCCGATCACCTCAGCGACTGGTACCGGGAGCAGGACCTGCTGCCCGACGAGTTCGAGAGCGTCATCGGCGTGAAGAGCACCCTGGACGACACCATCCAGCAAATCCTGCACGAAAGCGGGCTGGACCAGATCCCCCCGATCGACCGCTGA